A genome region from Triticum aestivum cultivar Chinese Spring chromosome 2B, IWGSC CS RefSeq v2.1, whole genome shotgun sequence includes the following:
- the LOC123042028 gene encoding peroxidase 1: MAPRSAALAVVVVAATLLALCGSTEAHTQLGAYNKTCPQAEDIVFKEMTAVLAKSPGLAGSLLRLFSVDCLLGGCEGSILLDSTANNTAEKDSPLNKDLRGYDVVDSIKAKLEAACPGIVSCADVLALAARDSVRITKGPYIPMPTGRQDGKRSSAADVAPNTPKPGANITDLIALFARFNLTAKDLAVLSGAHTIGKAHCSAFSPRLYNFTANNSASDPTLDANYTATLRGQCRAGDLATLVHLNPGSGTKFDLGYYRDVAASRGLLSTDAALLLDGDTRAYVMRQANATAPDEFFADFAASFVNMSKIGVLTHHKGEVRRQCSAVNPPSASSLAPVTMSAHAVLLASCFVSIVTMALVL, encoded by the exons ATGGCGCCGAGGTCAGCAGCTCTAGCGGTCGTCGTGGTGGCGGCTACGCTCCTTGCCCTGTGTGGCTCGACGGAGGCCCACACGCAGCTCGGGGCGTACAACAAGACGTGTCCCCAGGCGGAGGACATCGTGTTCAAGGAGATGACCGCCGTCCTCGCCAAGTCGCCCGGCCTCGCCGGCTCCCTGCTCAGGCTCTTCTCCGTCGACTGCTTGCTCGGA GGCTGCGAGGGGTCGATTCTTCTCGACTCCACGGCCAACAACACGGCGGAGAAGGACTCGCCGCTCAACAAGGACCTCCGCGGCTACGACGTCGTCGACTCCATCAAGGCAAAGCTCGAGGCGGCCTGCCCCGGcatcgtctcctgcgccgacgtccTCGCCCTCGCCGCTCGCGACTCCGTGCGGATC ACCAAGGGGCCGTACATCCCGATGCCAACGGGGCGGCAGGACGGAAAGAGGTCGTCTGCCGCCGACGTCGCCCCCAACACCCCCAAGCCGGGCGCCAACATCACCGACCTCATCGCCCTCTTTGCCAGGTTCAACCTCACCGCTAAGGACCTCGCCGTGCTCTCCGGCGCGCACACCATCGGCAAGGCTCACTGCTCCGCCTTCTCCCCTCGCCTCTACAACTTCACCGCCAACAACAGCGCCTCCGACCCCACGCTTGACGCCAACTACACGGCGACGCTCCGCGGCCAGTGCAGGGCCGGCGACCTCGCTACCCTGGTCCACCTCAACCCTGGCAGCGGCACCAAGTTCGACCTCGGGTACTACAGGGACGTCGCGGCGAGCAGGGGCCTCCTCTCCACCGACGCCGCGCTGCTCCTCGACGGAGACACCAGGGCCTACGTGATGCGCCAGGCCAATGCCACCGCGCCCGACGAGTTCTTCGCCGATTTCGCCGCGTCCTTCGTCAACATGAGCAAGATAGGCGTGCTGACGCACCACAAGGGCGAGGTAAGGAGGCAGTGCTCCGCTGTCAACCCGCCGTCAGCCTCCTCTTTGGCGCCTGTCACCATGAGTGCGCATGCCGTGCTACTCGCGAGCTGTTTCGTCTCCATCGTTACCATGGCGCTTGTTCTCTAG